The window aaaAGCCTAAAAGAGATTATCCTTCTGTTTGGTGCTAGACAAGAGGATCCTTTAGCACTAGCAGTTAACTGAACTTGAGCAAATAATGATTTTCGTGCAGAACTATAAATTTAACGAAGTATTAATTTAATGAGTTGGAGATGTTTTTTCCGCACTGGGATGATGAAGAGGTGTGGATGAATTAATGTGAACTCAATTGGGGGATGGAATGGGGCTAATTTGGTGGAAGACCAAAGCCAACTTCCCACTAATTGATACTTGAGCCTCCACTAATCTTAATCAAATGTATATAGCATTACTGGTTGGAACATAACACGCAGTAGGGAAGGATGGTTTGAAGATGTTCTCAGATCCTTTGGAAAGTCGGAATTCAATGATCTCTACGGACGTTTTTCGACATCTTTGCTTTAGAGAAACTACCACCATTTCTTTATACTAAATTCAATCTTCACTAATTCAGTAAATCAACGGTGATTCAAAtcatatatagatttgtgcAGGCATGTATGTATTCTGTCAAATATATCAAGATTCCAAACCCTTTGATTACGGCAACTTTTGTATAGTTTAGAGGGGTGGTAAAAACTCTTTAgttctttaaaattatcaagGACCACCCTTAGATCGGGTCATCTGGCACTGGACATGGAGTTAGTTTTCAGTAAGTTTTGATTCAATAATCGCATGGAAAACCAGGGGTGCTATCTAAGCATACACTTTTCTGTGGAAACATGAATAAGTAAGGATCATTGCTGGGGTTCTATAAAAATGTCCTAGTGGTTTTAAATGCCGAATGGAACTGCCCATCAGGAACTCAAATCGTTTATCCTGTATCTCAGATATTATGTTGAATATCCTCTGCTATTTGCCACTATGAAATTAAAGAAACATCATTCTGACAAAGTAATTTGCAATGGCTAATTATTCCCATTGTTGAAGCGTAACTCAAGATGGGTGGCCATATTAGACGACTTTCAGTGGAAGACCTGAGATTTCCATGTAAATGATTCAATCCATCCAGAGAGGTAGAGCTCCTTTTTGGTACTCggaaatggaatggaatgaaatAGAATGTAGTGAAGATCTCTTCCTTCTAATCATTTGCTTATATGGTGACActttcataaattttctcttttggcCAACACTTTTATGAGTTAGAAAGATCGTTCCATTCTGATGATACTTTTCCTTCGACTAGGTGGAATGATCTATCATTCAAAAAGCTTAAGAATGCTTATTCCATCATTTCTACCAAATTTCGATATATATCATATGTgttcttagaaaatttatatatctataatataatacaaataatAACTTGAAACACCAGTTCATCCAATCAAATACGCTCAATCATATTAGCTAGTTCAACATAGAAATCGcaatttttctctcaatgcaATTATATTTCACTATATAAAATTCATTCCACTCCTTTCCTTGCCATTCCCATGTAACAAACGGGACctgaaaggaagaagaaattaaGCAGTAATTACTAAATGTCTCCTCGTGAACCACTACATACTGGTCTGGAACGAGTCAAAGAACTCATTCTGATGTTATGTACGAGAGCTATCACCGTGTTACACGTTCATTTTCATAtgattgcttttttttttttccgtttagTAATGATGGTTGGTTACTTTGGAAGCAGAGGTGCAGTTTCTGTACaaatccccccccccccccccccacgaTTTTCCTTGGTGTTAAATACAGAGCAAGCCAAAGCCCTACGGAGGGTAGGAACAGGGGAAACCAACcaaagagaggaagaaagggaaaggagCAAGAACATGGCGGCCATCAACAAAAAGAAGCTCGGCTCTCTTACCATCTTATGCCTTTTCATTGCTCTGAACTCCGACTTATTCTTCTCGCAGTCTGTAGCAGAATCACATCATCTGTTCCTTGATTATATTCACCCCACACGTATAGTTCTCTTTTCCCAGCACTTACGACGACTAAGACCACAAGTTTAAACAAACAGTTTTGTAAATACCATCAAGTTGTTTTGCCATTTTTCTATGCGGATGAAGAAGATCAGATAGACACCAACAAGGGTCTCTTAAGGAGGCCGCTGGGCGGATCCATCACCTTGCACCGTTAAAACCGTGTCATTtttacacacaaaaaaaaaaaaaaaaggaaaccaATGAAAGTTAATATAATgcaatcatttttctttttgatttttctgCTTGGCAGGGCCTACCAGCGGCAGCGATCATCCTGCTACTAAGAACAGAACGAGCGAAGATGACGATGGTAACAGCTCAACACCAACTCCTCCTAGTCCTCTGCCTCCGTCTCCGCCTCCTCTTCCACCATCTGcaccacctcctcctcctacATCTCCCCCTCCTCCCGCTCCCCCATCTCGCAATGATAAAAGTAAAAGTGGAGTAACTGGAAGCCTCCCCCGCCGATCGGGTTCTCATGCTGGAAGCAGTACACCCTCTACCCCGACTAGAACCTGATCCCCCTACCAGCCACCACAGCCTTCAGATGCCACATTATCGTCATAATTTGAAACCATTGCTAATGCTGGATGTGTAGAACAGATGTACCAACGGTGTTTTTCTATGACTAGATCGAAACTTGCGTTTCTTTGCATCAAATCGTTAGAGTTGATAATTAATTGGTGCAATGTGCAATGTGCTTCCATAGTAAGAAAGAATAAACAATATTGATAGTTCCAAGATTAGAGATATTATCGGTTTCTTgtcttcattaatttttgcAGTAAATAATAGGATCAATTTACAGCTTTGAACTATATATTCTTTGCTAAAGCTTAAACTGCGAGATTTCAAAAGACCATGTCCAATTGCTCTGAAAAACCTAAAATTGTGGATGCCGAGTTTTTCAACTGagtagaaaatgaaaaagatggACCATGCTAATATAAACGTTTTTCGTTGGAATATGAGACAAGCTCCACATCCTTAAAAATCGTTGCGAAAGTTTCATATCAAATAGTAACATCCTGGGCAGCGATATATCTTTTTCAACTGCCACAGCTGCCAGTCCCGAACCCAACCTTGTTCTCCTGTATGTCGTATAGGATGTTGAGGTTCCTCTGCTGCGTGCTGCCAATTATGGTCAGATCATCATCCTTCTCATTTGCAGCAAAAGCCAAGAAGACCTGAGAGTTGCTCTCCCTCCAAACAACTCCAGATGGGTTGACATTGACGTTGGCACCATCAAATTTCAGAACCATTTTGGTAAGCTCACAGTCCCATGACCTTCAAGGTTATAGAATGTGTCCAGTAGAGGTGGCACGGCCAGAGCAACGGGGTACTTTGAGATCACTTTCTTGAATTCATCCTAAAGTGCTGAGTAGACTGAGGGAGGAAGACAACTGATAGCGGTCTTGGAATCAATTATAGTCCTAGAAGGAGAAGACGATGGTGCCAACTCTAAGAAATCTAGTTGTTTGTTCCCTGATGATGATCCTAAGGAGTTTAACGAAGTACAGGGACGACCCAGTCTGGTCAGACAAGATACTAGTGTACTGATTGGTTTGGCATTTTGGAAGAGCTCCGAAACCAAAGAGGAGGTAGCCCTGTCTATTGTACGTAGGAGGGATGCAATAGCAGAAAATCATTGCAAAAGTGCTTAAAGTTTGTGAAATCAAGGACTGGCGTTGTTGCCAAAACCATGGTTACTATTCTGTCCACAGCCAAAGATAAAGTTTGGAAATGTATAATCGGCACTGAGTGTGATGGTGTCCTGCGCATAGTATCCATTTGGAGAAGGACTTATCTGCATAGACAACAGAGTAGTTGCATCTACGAAGAGAACATGGAGCAAGTAGGAGGAAGTCTTGGAGGGCTTGAAACAATGGTCTCTCTAGAGACAACAGTCCTGGTAGGGCAGGGCAGGCACCAGGTCCATGTCAGGAAACTACCCATGTCAAATATTAATGGAAGATTGTGTCTCGGGGTGCCCAGGCCGACCATGACCACGTACTCCCCAGCCCCATCTTGTGGGAACACAACAGGTATCCTGAGGTCATTGCCATTGCCTGTCAGGTAAGTTATGTCACGGGAAggtaatgatgatgatgcaagAGAATCTCTGATGGAGTTGACTCGTGATTGGTCCCCGCTGAATATCAAGGTTGAGTCCCGCAGTTGCAGCCACTCCTCGTGGAGGGGCGAACAGGGCCCTTGCCGGTGGATCCAACTAGTTCTGCAAGAATTGCGATTCATTAGAGGTATCATGAACTTCTGATGAGACATGTAGGGGCACTGAACACTCAAAAAAGCATCGTGTTCCATTTAGATGCGTACTTGGTTAGATAGGATACAAATTCCTAAAACCTAAATCCTACCTATGGATTGCTCAACTGCTTGAAAAAGGTTCtgattttcaaaaatacaaACTACCAAAGTGTAAACGTCTAGAGCTTGATAACATGAACACTCAAAAGACTAGTTCTAGAtagtctttttctttttttacgtGCATCATGCTATCCGGAAACTCAACAAGCCCCTGACAAATCCAGTTCTAAATGGTCCTTTATCGGCAATGAAGAGAACATTCATCATCAGGGTCTTCACCAAGCTGAGTCTACCATTCGGGGAGCACTTCGAATCAAAGAGTGGATAAAAACACCTGGGTTTACGCATCAGAAGAAGGACATTCCAACCAAAATAGATAAATCATCGAGTGCGAAGTACTTAAATTCTACTTTCAATGCCTGTTTTAAAAACAATACGAATCAATTGGTAGACATTTTACTCTCCAGAGGAACGCGTGCAAAATGAATTGTGAAACGTGGCGCCCAGACATCGGAGACTTTGTTATTAAACCCCAATTACTCGTatttttgaccaaaaaaagaCACATTAAATATTCTCTGATTAAAACCcttttatttacataatttatttagTAGGATAAGAGTTCGAGACAAAGAAATCGAAATTCTCGCGtaacaaaaaatattcatataggGGTGCTTTCTAGTTGAAAATTGGATTTCTAGACCTGGGAATATTTTTCGTTAATTCTTCTCCGCTCAAATGTGCTTTAAAATCCCGAAAGTGTGaaaattaagttttttaaCAAGTTTGAGGGTGGATATTGCTATTATTTCCGACAAAACCAGTTCTATTCGAAGTAGTTAAACTGAGTTCCTAAAAAATAGGAATTTTAGGATGGGGCGCAAACACTACCCACGTCTTTGTATGGAGTTGCAGGCAGTGCCCGTGCTCGAAAGCTTGGGCGTGGTTAGTAACCGCAACCAGCTTACCAATTGGTCGTCCGTGTTGACTTCTAGACCACCgaaattttgagaaaatctTTCATTTTGAACCCACAAGTTTCGTTATTTGCAAAACGATCTCCGACTctgctttgcctataaatagagAGGCATTTTCTAAAAAGGACCTTTTGGCCCTCATGTACTCAATTAGCCCTGATTTCGATTATTCCGAGCTCAATGATCCAAAACGTGCTAGAACTACGATAGGAAAGGTATCCCATGCCTCTGCTCAGACCCAACATCAAGCTTCCTAGCTTGTAATTCGGTCGACGTGTGCTTAATCGAAGTGTTCATATGTAGATTAGACTAATAGGTTGCTAATTTGAGTGTATTAGGGTCTAAATAGGATTAATTGAGTAGTATCACGTATAATTAAGATATCACTTAGTTAAATCAAGCTTGATTGTCTTCGACAAAAGACTAATTGCATGTTAATTGGACTTGATTTGGTTTTAATCTAGTCAATTTGAGAATAATTAGATGTAATTAGTTATAATTAGCTTGCATGTGTGCTAATTAGGTTCTAATTGGGCTTAATCTTGCTTAATCACTAGTGTTAATATTTTTGTAATGCGGTGATTTAGTCCAATTGGCTCAAATTGTGTATAATCGGACTAACTACGAACTTGGCTATGAGTAATTAGGCTTGAATTTGCTTAATTAGATGAAATTAACATGAAATTGAACTTGCGTACATTCTGTAATTTTCTGTTAATTAAGCTTAGATGAGTTAATTTGATGATTTGTTACTTGATTAGGTCTAATTAGGGGTAATTAACTTCCTATTGTATGGAATTAGGCTTAATTAGGTTCAGTTGGCCTTAATTAGCTCAAAATTGACCTCTTAAGCACGCTGAAAATTTTTTGCTGAGTTGATCCGAGAGTCAATTGAGTGATTTGGGGGTCAATTAGGCTTGATTGTATGCTAATTGGATCGATTAATCGATCCTCTTGTGTAATAAGGCCTAATTGTGGTCAAACCCTTCGATTTTTGCTTCAATTGATAAGGGGAGCTCTCGATTGTGTGAATGATGATGTGGCCGAGTGGTTTAGTGTCCAATTAGGTCCGATTTTGCGTAATTAGAGTCTAATTAGAAGTAATTAATCGATTTAGGTGAAATTGACTTAATTAGTATTTCGGCCTTAGGAATTGGTGTCTAATTGAGTCTAATTGGATGTCCTTAGGCTTAATTAGTGTAAATACCTACCTTAATGTGTATAAGGCCGAACTTGTCTATAATTAGTAATCAATTGAGTCAAAATTGGTCAAACCATGAAATTGTTGTGTCAATTGGTAATAGTCATGtacatttggcttaatcacaTAGGCCTAGGGGTAATTAGATACCATTAGAGTGTCTTAGGCCCTTAGGAAGGTCTTTGTGACCTTGAGGGCGGGTCATTAGAATCCAGGACCCTTAAACCGGTGAAAGTAGATCACTTGACTTAATGGATCAAAATTCGATTTTATGtttaaattgattaataaaTGGTTAATCATGCATACTGACACATAATCATGGGGATTAATGGGTAATAAACCCACTAATTGAGTCCTCGGATCTAATCGAACTAGGACtatttttatagatttttCGATTAATTGGCTAATTCAAGTAGATATGGCCTTgttaataaaattgagaaaaatcgGAAAACTGTGAATAAAATGTGTAGATAAAGGAATATAAACTTAGAATTTTTCTACATTATGGGCTCTAGActcattttcttctctttggGGCCTAGGCCCATTTCTAAGTCCACTCGGCCCATTGTGTGAATAATTGGCATGAATGTATAGCCTATTTATCTATTCGGCTCGAATGTGTGGGCATCATGCGAAGTTTGTAATTTGTCCATTATTTCCTTGTACATTCGCGAATATGGACTCGACCCTAGGATTAATAATTCGActtccaaaaaataaaagtgttAGAACTATTAGGAGTCTAGGAAGATACCAAAAAATCGAGTTATTGACTTGCTGGCCTTTAATCTCATAACAAAACCACATGACTCATTTCCCTTGTTAGAAGGCCAAGTCAAACTTAATATCTTAGACGATTAGTATACTGACCCTATAGGTGACTTAGGTGGCTCACCGGTTAAACAAAATGGTGTAGTTGTGACTCCAAACCAATTAGGTCACATGCCACACAAACTAACTGAATTTCGAGTCATGGCGGAGGCCTAAAAATCACATCATGCGACAGCTTGATGACTCTACTGGGGATCTATAAGAGGACTTAAGCCCAGAATCCTAGGTTCTTAAAAAATCATAGTGCTGACTTTGTGTGTACTAGCCCCTTGAGTGCGCAATTTTAAATTAGCACTACAAACCAAATAATCCGATTGACTCCAGACCGATGATAGGAATCCTATTAGGATTCGATAGGGAGGATCAATGAGGGTACGCACGTGTGAGGGTTCTCATCGGAAACGGTTCTGAATGACTCCCGCTCAACTCAAAAGTTTGATGACCCCTCCTTTGGGGCAACTGGAAACTACGAGCCAAGGACCTGCACGTATAGGTAGCACCCAACCGTAGAAAGCTCTAAGCCCATCATGCGCATATTTTTCTATTGTGTACCAATTGCGTGTGCTTGTTTAAATCGCTTATTAGTATCAAGGATGGACAAtaggaaaattattttacttgtatcttctaatttttttgattAGATATAAAATGGAAACCACTAACACTTTAGtccttgaattgttcaatAGCCACCACTTGACtacttgaattttcaaaactaGGAATTTGATCCATCAATTTCAATTCCGTCTAACACTTTGGTCCTGACGTCAAGTCCTCGAACGAAAATCTGACGTGGAAGCTGAGTTCGCGGAAATTGCGTCAAAATTATGCCACGTCATCACCAAAACGATGTCGTTTTGGTTCCTGAACACGAAAAAACGAAAACGACGCCGTGCAACCTTGGCCTACAGACCCAAAAACGCAAAACGACGTCGTTTCAATCCTTTTGGCCACAAAAAAACGGCGGCGTTTGCCAGCTGCCCTGGCGGACTTAGAAACGACGTCAGCTTGGCAACTTGTCAGTGTTCTTCCTTCCAAGAACGAAACCCTAATTTTTCGATAAATTCCCAAATTCAATCAACCCTAATTCTCGCAAATTCGCAATTTCCTCCATCTTCGTCATTGGACATGCTCTAACTGCTCGTTCTCCTTCTCTTGGGATACACGACTGAATCCTCCCACAAGCGACGATGATTATCACTGCTCCATTGTGACTGAGGTTTGCAACTCATGGTGCTCGAAATTGGGATCGCAATCAGCTGGAGGATTTTGGGAATTTGGTAGGAATTTGGAGATTAGGGTTTACGGTTCGATTGGAGCATTTTGGGAATTTGGGGATTAGGGTTTACAGTTCGATTGGACGATTTTGGGAATTTGGGGATTAGGGTTCACGGTTCGATTCGATTGAACGATTTTGGGATTTGATTGGAGGATTTACGGAATTTGAGGCTTAGGGTTTTCAGTTGGATTGGAGGAATTTGGCAATTTGGGGATTAGGGTTTCAAATGGATTTGGGAATTTGAGATTCGACTCGAGGATGGTTTCGATCAGCAGGAAGAACACTGACTAAGGCAAAGAAGCCGACTTCGTTTGTAGGTTGCCAAGCCGACGTCGTTTCGATGTTTGCTAGAGTGTCCAAATGGGTATAGAGTGTTTGCCAAGAAGTGCAATATACCTGCTCCATGTTAAGGGAATCGTGGGATGATACTTAAGCCTTAGAACTTTTGTTACAGGATCACCAAttccaaaaaattgaaatcgtGTTTTTCTCACGTGTTACAAAAGGGTCCATACAATGTGAATCATGATAATATTTCGAGCCAAATGATTTCGAGTGCATCGATGTTTGTCTTCAAGCTACTCACTTCGcccttttgttttgttttgtgttGTTTTTAAGGTACCTTGCTGATAGGATGGAGCAGAACCAACATCAATTGCAGACACAAATCTTGGGCGAATGAATTGTGCGGATGGAGCACACCATGACTACGGTGGAGGAAAGGATCACCCGATTGGAGCATATCAAGGAGGAAGTGAAGACAAACGGGAACCAGATTTTAACCCTACTAGAAACGCATGtcaggtatatatatatatatacctgaGCTGCTATCACCAAAGCTCGGAAGAAGGGCAGCTGCAGATAGAACAGGGAGAGCTCGGGAGACGGAAGACAGAGGGCTTGGGCTAGCCAAGGGAGCTCAGCAGGGGAGAGATCGGGCGAGGACAGCAAGAGCAGATCAGAAGAAGCGCGCAGGAGAGAACAGCAGCGGCGGGAGAGAACAGCAAGGGCCGAAGGCAAGAGCGCAGCGGGCTGGAGGAGCTCGAGGCAGGTGCGCAACAGGCTGGAGGAGCTCGAGGCAGGAGCTCGAGGACTCGTCCTCAAGGACCGGGGCCGGAACTTCACTGTACTGGACGGGAGCCGGGAGGCAGGAGCTCGAGGACGGGGCGGCCAAAGGACGGCAGTTGCGCGGCCAGTAAGGTCGCGGGCCTTGCATGCAAATGCCGGCGAGCTCGACCTCAAGCAGGGGAGGCCCGGATCCGGGCCTCTGCTCCGGAGCATAGCTCTGCTCCCTAGAGGGAAAGGCACGCCAAGAGAGAGGTGCAGAGAGATAGGTGGAGAGAGAAAGCTGCTGCAGAGAGAGGTGCTCCGgagcagagagagaggtgcagagaaagagagaaagggaCGTCGGGAGAGACAAAGAGGGGCTgggagagagacagagagacaaACGTTGACGTAGCCGGGGAGGCCATAGTCACGGTCCAAGACCCCCGGCACGGAGATGTCACGAGCAGTCCGAACTTGCACCAAGTTCCAGCCCCTGGAGAGCCTCCCACAGCAGCTGGGCCTCAATACGCTGCCCTATGAGGATGTAGCTCAATCCAAGGAGCTGGAGCCGCAGCTGCCGGCGTCCAGGGGCTCGGGAGGCCATGAGTCGACTTCAAGCTGGGTCATATCTATGAGATATCTCAGCCTTCCATACTCCCTAAGGTCCCTTGTGCTCTGACGGAGGTGGAATGGCACTTTGGTCGGGCAGAACAGAAGCAAGCAGAGCAATGGCGGGAGTGATTTGATACGTAGCAGCGAGAAGGAAGGAATGAAGGAAGATGAAAGAATGGCATGACAGTGGATGTCCATTTATAATGGGGGTGGCGAGGGAAGAAATCAATCGGGTACTGTGCACCAAATGCATCAAGTCCACTGACTACCACCTGTTGGGCCGGTCTCTCCTATGTGGAGGGTGACCAAGGCCCATGTGCATAAAAAAAGCACATGGATAGTTATCGAGCTTAAGCCGATGGACTTAATAGAATGCAGATTTTCGCCCAGGAGCAGTGGATGCAgatcagcagcagcagcagcaagcaGAGGAGGAGTCATCTGTCAGTTTCTGCTCCGACCAGCTTCGGGAAAATCGCTGGT of the Punica granatum isolate Tunisia-2019 chromosome 6, ASM765513v2, whole genome shotgun sequence genome contains:
- the LOC116211932 gene encoding vegetative cell wall protein gp1-like codes for the protein MAAINKKKLGSLTILCLFIALNSDLFFSQSVAESHHLFLDYIHPTRPTSGSDHPATKNRTSEDDDGNSSTPTPPSPLPPSPPPLPPSAPPPPPTSPPPPAPPSRNDKSKSGVTGSLPRRSGSHAGSSTPSTPTRT